In Flammeovirgaceae bacterium 311, one DNA window encodes the following:
- the rpsL gene encoding 30S ribosomal protein S12 (COG0048 Ribosomal protein S12), with product MPTIQQLVRKGRKQLTSKSKSPALDACPQRRGVCTRVYTTTPKKPNSAMRKVARVRLTNGKEVNAYIPGEGHNLQEHSIVLIRGGRVKDLPGVRYHIIRGALDTAGVSGRLQARSKYGAKRPKAKS from the coding sequence ATGCCTACTATTCAGCAATTAGTAAGAAAGGGCAGAAAACAACTGACCTCAAAATCAAAATCACCGGCGCTGGACGCATGTCCGCAGCGTCGAGGTGTGTGTACCCGCGTGTACACAACAACGCCGAAGAAACCTAACTCTGCAATGCGTAAAGTTGCGCGTGTACGTCTTACCAATGGTAAAGAAGTAAACGCATACATTCCGGGAGAGGGACATAACCTGCAGGAGCACTCAATTGTGCTAATCCGCGGTGGTCGTGTTAAAGACCTTCCAGGTGTACGCTACCACATCATTCGTGGTGCACTTGATACCGCAGGTGTTAGTGGTCGTCTGCAAGCACGTTCCAAATACGGTGCCAAGAGACCAAAAGCAAAAAGCTAA